From a region of the Vidua macroura isolate BioBank_ID:100142 chromosome 3, ASM2450914v1, whole genome shotgun sequence genome:
- the LGALSL gene encoding galectin-related protein codes for MAGTVAERDALKIEDGHLNNSLGSPVQADVYFPRLIVPFCGHIKGGMRPGKKILVMGIVDLNPESFGISLTCGESEDPPADVAIELKAVFTERQFVRNSCVAGEWGEEQSSIPYFPFIPDQPFRVEILCEHPRFRIFVDGHQLFDFYHRIETLSAIDTIKINGDLQLTKLG; via the exons ATGGCGGGGACCGTGGCCGAGCGGGACGCGCTG AAAATAGAGGACGGGCATTTAAACAACTCGCTGGGATCTCCGGTGCAGGCTGATGTGTACTTCCCTCGCCTG ATCGTCCCCTTCTGTGGGCACATCAAAGGAGGAATGAGGCCGGGAAAGAAGATCTTAGTTATGGGCATAGTGGACCTCAACCCCGAGAG CTTTGGCATCAGTCTGACTTGTGGGGAGTCAGAAGATCCTCCTGCGGATGTAGCCATAGAACTGAAAGCTGTGTTTACAGAGAGACAGTTTGTCAGAAACTCTTGTGTAGCCGGAGAATGGGGGGAAGAGCAGTCGTCTATTCCTTACTTTCCATTTATACCGGACCAGCCTTTTAGG GTTGAGATACTTTGCGAGCATCCCCGTTTTAGAATATTTGTGGATGGACATCAGCTCTTTGATTTTTACCACCGTATTGAAACACTGTCAGCAATTGACACAATAAAGATAAATGGAGATCTTCAGCTTACAAAACTGGGCTGA